CCACGTGCTAACGGGACGCACGGTGACGTGGTCGTCCGACAACACGGCCGCGGCCACGGTCGACAGCACCGGGCTCGTGACCGCCGTCGCTCAGGGCACCGCGAACATTACGGCGACGAGCGAGGGCAAGAGCGGAAGCGCGGCGGTGACCGTCAATCCGGTGGCGGTCGGCTCCGTGGTGGTGACGCCATCCGATACCTCAATCGCCGCCGGCGATTCCGTGCAGATGTCGGCGCAGCCTCGAGACGCCGGCGGGAATCCGCTCACGGGTCGCACGGTGACGTGGTCGTCGTCGAACGACAACACGGCGACTGTGTCCAGCACCGGCATGGTCAACGCGATCGCGGCCGGGCCGGCGGTGACGATCACGGCGACGAGCGGCGGGGTGTCCGGTACCGCGTCGGTCACGGTCACGGCGGCGCCGCCCCCTCCGCCGCCCCCGCCGCCTTCGCCCAACATGGGCACGAGCGCGCGGCCGGTGCCGTCGGCGCGCGCCGATCGCCCGCCAGCCTAACGGAATCCGAGGTGCAGGGCGAGCCCCCAGCGGGGCGCGCCCGACACGGGATCGACGCCCAGCACCGGCTCCAGCCGCGGCGACGTGAGCAGCGCCCCCGTGCTGCGCCCGGCGCCGCTTCCGTTCGGCGGCGACGATGGCGGGTACGGATCGCCGCGCGCGCTCGACACGTGCAGCGCCGCTTCGATCGCCCCCACGAGCAGCACGCCGCCGGCCACCGCCAACCCGGCGCCGAGGTTCTTGCGCTTGGACACGTTCACCGTGAAGGTGTCGACGCGGCCGAACGGATCCGTGAACGTGCGGATCTCGGTGCTGGTGGTCGAGTGCAGCGCCCACGCCGTGCCGGCCGCCACACCGCCCAGCACGATCACGCCGAGGACGGGCTGCTGGGTGTAGAACTGGCCGCCACCCGGGATCGCGCCTAACGCAAACGCGGTCGCCGGGCTGCGGCTGAGCGCCTTGATGCGATTCGCGACGTCGGCGCGATCCACCGCGTTGGGCCGGAGATTCAGATACTTCTGGAAATCCGTCGCCGCCGCGTCGCTGCGGCCCTCCGCCTGGTACACCAGCGCGCGCGTGTAAAACACGTCAGGCCAATTCGGCGCCGCGCTCGCGGCGCTGGTGAGCGAGCGCTCCGCCGCCTCGGTGTTTCGTGCGGCGAAGGATGCGATGCCCGTGCGAAGGTCGTCCGCCGCCCTGGCCGGATACGATGTGGGCCGCGGACTCGAGAGCGCGTCGGCGCGGTGCGGCGCTTGCCGCGAGTCGATGCGCCACAGCTCGGCGTAGGCGAGACCGGTGGACGCTGCCGGATCTCCGGTCGCGGAATGCAGTGCCTCTTGAAAGTGCTGCGCTGCACCGCCGAGATCGCCGCGCCGGAGCGCCGTGTATCCGAGTCCGGTGTGCGCGCCCGACACATCTTCACCCTCGCGCAGCGCCGTGGCGAAGTCCTTGTTGGCAGCGTCGAATTTTCCCTCCGCCGACTCGGCGTAGCCGCGGCCCAGCAGCGCCCGCGTGTTCGCCGGATCCACCGAGAGCACGCTGTCGTAGGCAGCGACCGCCCCCGATCGCCCGGTGGCTAACTGACGCTCGGCTTCCAGCAAGAGCGCGGTCACCTGCTCGGCCGCCGTGACGCGCACGCTCGCCACGGCGCGATCGCCGACGCTCACCACCAGGCTGTCGCCGGCCTGGAGCGGCTGCGTTTGAATCGAGAACTTGGCCACGCCGGCATCGTTGGTCGTTTGCGTCAGCGTGCCTAACCCTGAGCGCGCCGGATAGGGCCGCACCTGCACCGTCGCCTTGCTCACCGGGTTGCCGAACGCGTCGTTCACCGCCACGCTCAGCTCGCGCGTCCCCCGCGCACCGGCGCCGATCGCAATCGCCGTCGGGTTGACCGTGGCTAACGATGCGCCAGCCGGCATCGTGCTGAGCGAGACTGCCGTCGTGCCCTCGAGCGGCGAGCCATCGGAGGTGACGACGGTCATGTGATACGTCCCGGCGTGCGTGCCGGCCGGCACGGTGAACGTCGCGCGTCCGCTGGCGTCGGTGATGGCCACGGGGTCGGCCTGCGCGCCGCCGGGAATGCCCGTGGCGCCCTTGAGCATGAGCCGCGCGCCCGGCACCGGCGCGTCGCCGCGAGCCAGATCGACGCTGATGTACGCAACGCTACCGCTCGTTGCCGACGCCAGCCCGTTGATCACCGTGAGCGTCGGCGGCGACGCCGGCGCCGGCGCGACCGGCCGCGATGGATTGTCGGACGACTCCGACGACGAAGCCTTGTTGTTGTTGTTCACGCAGCGATCGATCTCGCGCAGGATCGCGTCGTTCGCGCCGAGCTGCTTGAGATCTTCGCGGTCGCGCGCCGACGGCACGAAGGCAAGGCAGTTGCGTCGCACGATCGCCGCGATCTCGCTTTTCGAGTACGTGGTGCCCGTGAGATAGCGAACCAGGTCGCTCTTTCTGAGCGCCGACTCGGACTGCGCGTGCGCGGTCGTCGTGAAGACGAACAGCGGAAGAGCGATC
This sequence is a window from Gemmatimonadaceae bacterium. Protein-coding genes within it:
- a CDS encoding tetratricopeptide repeat protein; its protein translation is MSRYLASLIALPLFVFTTTAHAQSESALRKSDLVRYLTGTTYSKSEIAAIVRRNCLAFVPSARDREDLKQLGANDAILREIDRCVNNNNKASSSESSDNPSRPVAPAPASPPTLTVINGLASATSGSVAYISVDLARGDAPVPGARLMLKGATGIPGGAQADPVAITDASGRATFTVPAGTHAGTYHMTVVTSDGSPLEGTTAVSLSTMPAGASLATVNPTAIAIGAGARGTRELSVAVNDAFGNPVSKATVQVRPYPARSGLGTLTQTTNDAGVAKFSIQTQPLQAGDSLVVSVGDRAVASVRVTAAEQVTALLLEAERQLATGRSGAVAAYDSVLSVDPANTRALLGRGYAESAEGKFDAANKDFATALREGEDVSGAHTGLGYTALRRGDLGGAAQHFQEALHSATGDPAASTGLAYAELWRIDSRQAPHRADALSSPRPTSYPARAADDLRTGIASFAARNTEAAERSLTSAASAAPNWPDVFYTRALVYQAEGRSDAAATDFQKYLNLRPNAVDRADVANRIKALSRSPATAFALGAIPGGGQFYTQQPVLGVIVLGGVAAGTAWALHSTTSTEIRTFTDPFGRVDTFTVNVSKRKNLGAGLAVAGGVLLVGAIEAALHVSSARGDPYPPSSPPNGSGAGRSTGALLTSPRLEPVLGVDPVSGAPRWGLALHLGFR